A genomic window from Deltaproteobacteria bacterium includes:
- a CDS encoding Hsp20/alpha crystallin family protein — MSPSDIEARPKQKIERREESTRPGAYFHPAVDIFEAADELVLLADMPGVSPDSIDVNLEGDQLTIEGRVKPEDYEGLKPLHVEYGVGGFWRRFTLGEAIDCEGIKAQIKGGVLALHLPKAERARARRITVQAS, encoded by the coding sequence ATGTCCCCATCGGACATCGAGGCAAGGCCGAAGCAGAAGATCGAGCGGCGGGAGGAGAGCACCCGTCCAGGCGCGTATTTTCACCCGGCGGTCGACATCTTCGAGGCGGCGGATGAGTTGGTGCTCCTCGCCGACATGCCGGGCGTGAGCCCGGACTCAATCGACGTGAACCTCGAGGGCGACCAGCTCACCATCGAGGGCCGCGTCAAGCCGGAGGACTATGAGGGGCTGAAACCTCTCCACGTGGAGTACGGCGTGGGCGGCTTCTGGCGACGCTTCACGCTCGGCGAAGCGATCGACTGCGAGGGCATCAAAGCCCAGATCAAGGGCGGCGTGCTCGCGCTACACCTGCCGAAAGCCGAGCGCGCCCGCGCGCGTCGTATCACGGTGCAGGCAAGCTGA